A stretch of DNA from Ricinus communis isolate WT05 ecotype wild-type chromosome 4, ASM1957865v1, whole genome shotgun sequence:
gaaaaaaaatcaaaaaattatacataagaTTGAATCTCATATATCAAAAGTAAGtatacatgttaaaataacaattctataatttaaacacacatatcaaaaaaatttagatctaaagaattaatatatactagttGTTTACCCATGCGTTGTAcaactgttattattatttcgattacaaaattaatttgatagatataatttaataaaatttttaattcttaaaattaatttataatgtttgaaaaaataatagcaaattaattatttttaaatactattaatttttaaaattttactagtatgatgatataaaaattattttaaatatttatttaattaattttggtattatataatttaatattaatattataattgatattactatttttaaataagaatttattacataattaaaaattaatctattattaaatataatatcaaaaatataaattaagatattattttttataattagaatgatctaattaaaagataattttattaattaatataatattaaaatataaataatatactattttaaaataaaattaatatcattatctgattaaaaaatatttattaattaatatgatattaaaataataataaatatattatttttaaaattagagtcAGTGTTTagttaagaatataattaataaattaataaaaaaattataaaattatacataaacttaaatcttatgttatactatttttgacatataaaatttaagtttatgtgtcaaaaatagtatacatgttaaaataaaaaattaaaatataaaaaattaaatatatatgtaaaaagaattttaagtctcaaaaattaatatatataaatcttaacAAACTTTTTTCTAGGTTCATAGATTTATCAATAAtctatttctaatttcaacaataaatataaaaataatatcaggaaaaaaaaaatataaaaataggcCCCTTTTCACTTCcgcattattattttcagattctcatttctcttttctgctttttctttctttctctcgtACTCtctttttatcattatattttatttcttccttttttgtCACCctattcttcattttcttttcctcatcTCTCACTTTCTTACTTCTGTACTTCTACTCCTTATATTCTCATAGTCCCtttcctttttatcttttattttattatgccTTAAATTTGCCCAAATTCATcaataacacaaaattattaaatccTTTTTCGGTTTTcttatatatgtttcaatttctttatgaCATATATCGGGGTTcttatctatattttttctttattattttattctttttcttagtgAAGTTAAtgttgagaaaaaaaattattaagctTTTACCTTGGTTATtatttaagattataattttaaaattgctatagaaaatatattgttTCTTAGCctaccaaataaataaattataaataaattaaactccagatttttattataaatttatgtttaaatattatatatttgattaactTATTTCCTCATTAGtctaatgaattattattttaaaagacaACATATAGGATTaatttcctaattaaacaataaccttgtattaaaaagataacatattaattaacatGAATCTAATtcatatatgaattaataaaataattaaaatgcctATCAtcttatcaaaataataagaacttaggctaaatgcatatttatatttaagaatttatattaaattaatcaattaaatatttttaatttttaatttaatttaatctatatttaaattttattatttttgatatttaaatattcttaattttgaatttaatttaatatatatttagattttattttctgataaaatttaaacaaaatattataaaaatagtaaatatatatatttgttgaaaaaataattaaaattaaaaaatataaatatagatttaGTTGGAATAAcatataattagtataaagTTGTCTGTTACCCGCAGCTTGCACGAACTCTTATCAAATCTTCTGCTCTATGGgtatcataaaattatagataCCACCTAACTAGATCACTTCTATCTCCAACAATTCTTTTTgctaaataatattatttctcatccatctctctctctccatcATGATTAATACCCaagctttttctttcaacatcTTGAAAATAACAATTCTTTTGATCATTCTTCACCCTACTGTAGCCTCCAGTGAGTGTTCCTGTGATGTTAAAGACACAAACCAGGATCATAAAAGTGAAGCACTCAAGTATAAACTAGCTTCAATAGCTTCAATCCTTGTTGCTGGTGCCATTGGTGTTGGTCTGCCAATACTGGGCAAGAAAATACCAACCCTAAGCCctgaaaatgatatttttttcatgATCAAAGCATTCGCTGCTGGTGTTATTCTATCAACAGGTTTCATTCACATACTGCCTGAGGCTTTTGAAAGTTTGACATCCCCATGTCTTGACCAGAACCCATGGGGGAATTTTCCTTTCACAGGGTTTGTTGCTATGGTGTCTGCTATTGGGACATTAATAGTGGACTCTTTGGCAACTGGGTTTTACAAGAGGCTGCACTTTAGCAAGCATACACAAGTAAATGCTGATGAAGAGAAAGCTAATACTGATGATGGGCAGCACCAGTCCGGTCATGTCCATGCTCACTCTCATGCTGTTCATGGCCATGAAGATGGTCCTGTCTCCCCAACtcaagatttaaatttatcagAGTTAATTAGACGTCGAGTTATATCACAAGTAAGATtacactttttctttatttttcttttctctctgaGAAGACCGATATGCCTGCAGACAGATACGGTGGGAAAAAAACCGGTCCAACTGAACCAAttgaaatcaaattaagaaattaattaactgaattggttggtatatttttatttttctctttttaagaaaaaattaattaaataattgattcttttattcattacATAGGAATTTACAAATTTCttacaaaatttaaatcaaaatattttattccgataaaaataatttattaaaaaccTTATTAAATTTCTCTTATTATCGATTAATTGGTAACGGTtgtgattttttaattaactgaataaatattttttttattcggttttttattaaaagaataaaaagaattcaaactagtgcaattttatttttatgaaccAAATTAAGTCActtaattagaataatattaattattaacaatacaatactaatatttaaaagtttataaataaaatgataataattttttaattaaattaaatttttaatatataattatattaaatttattaaaataatattttactatctttaaaatgataataactttttttagtttaattaaatttttaatatataattacgttaaatttattaaaataatattttactatctttaaaataatctatgctttaaattactttaatttattaaataaaaataatatgatagaTACATATAAATGGTGTTTTCTTTTGGTTAAGGTGTTGGAGTTGGGGATTGTAGTTCATTCAGTGATCATTGGAATATCTCTGGGTGCTTCTCAGAGTCCTGAAACAGTAAAGCCTCTCTTAGCAGCATTGTCATTCCATCAATTTTTCGAGGGGATGGGACTGGGCGGCTGCATATCTCAGGTAGGGCCACCACCCAATAATGCTCAAATTTACCCATTATTATTAGAGACCACTTTGTAATTTACGGttcatttttcaattattgcAAATCATGTCAACAAAATAGAATCTCATGACTGCCTTGAAAAGTGTTGACACAATGACAACATTTCTTGTTGCTTAATTAATGGAATAAGAAATATCATTAGAACAACTCAacttaaaagttatataacaCAACGTATAAAGTCCTAAAGCTTTACTATCTACATTTGTCTATTTGTATTAAGTGAAGTTCCCACGTAAcgtatgaaatttttttattagtaatttaactaataaaaatataataattaataaataatattatatattatatattattttataattaaattttattaattattatttatagaataAGTGTATATATCATAACtgtcaaaatatattttaaaaaattatgttttgtaaattttagtaatttttataaatacaaccaaaagaaaaataacatttatataTTCCTTTATAAGGATGTATTACATATGATTTTCTTCATATTGGCTTTTTAACAAGTCATTTCCTTGgttttatctttctttgtaCCAGCTCCCTTGgttttatctttctttgtGCCAGCtctattacaaattaaataaatttaatgtcAAAAGATTAATAGTCTTACTAAACTTATataacttaaatttattaagatttataaataaattttatttaaaatttattataaatcaatttttatatttatatattaaataataaccaTAGAAatcatttgaaataaaatgaatgttgtttgaaataaattaaataaaaaaatgaaaaataaaatataacaaatagtaaagtttaaagaaatatattttagtattctGATTTAgggataaataaaaaatattttataattttaataatttataactttaattatatgtttctTCTTAAGATAAAGAGAAATGTGCGGTTACGATTTgt
This window harbors:
- the LOC8270555 gene encoding zinc transporter 1, with translation MINTQAFSFNILKITILLIILHPTVASSECSCDVKDTNQDHKSEALKYKLASIASILVAGAIGVGLPILGKKIPTLSPENDIFFMIKAFAAGVILSTGFIHILPEAFESLTSPCLDQNPWGNFPFTGFVAMVSAIGTLIVDSLATGFYKRLHFSKHTQVNADEEKANTDDGQHQSGHVHAHSHAVHGHEDGPVSPTQDLNLSELIRRRVISQVLELGIVVHSVIIGISLGASQSPETVKPLLAALSFHQFFEGMGLGGCISQAKFKSRSTAIMAVFFSLTTPIGIAIGIAISSVYKENSPTALIVEGIFNSASAGILIYMALVDILAADFMSPRMQTNFMIQLGANASLLLGAGCMSVLAKWA